The Phormidium sp. PBR-2020 DNA segment ATAGTGCTGCCAACCAACAAGAGCAATCCCTTCTGAAACAGCTTGACAGGGATATCCAGCAGTCCCATGTAGCGATCGCGTCCCGTTTTCTGAAAACTCGCTTTCCAGGAACGAGCGACAAATTGCCCAATTCTGAAAATTGCTGTCACCCCAATTACCCCAAACAATGACAGAATCACGATTTTGGCGAAAACATTAGAGGAATTTAAAATCAGTAGGGGAATTAATACCCCCAGACAGATGCTAAAGCCGCAGAAGCCTACCCCCAACGCGGCCCAGTCCGCCGCGCTCATCCCAATAACCTGCGATCGCCCCTGGGGGTCGAGTTCACGCGGTTGCTGCAACCGCCGATGAGTTGAGTTATATCCCAGCAGAGAAGCAGTCCAACAGATGAGTGTCACTAGACCAAAATCAAACAACATCCAGCCATCTATCTGTAGCGAATCACCGGGTAAAGAGAACTCCTCCCCCGACAACACCGTCACCAACGCCTCAACCCCTGCCAGAGTTCCCGCATCGAAGTCATCTTCTCTAAACTGGGGAATGATCACCTCATCAATAATCTGGCCCACCTGAGCATCTGGGAGGATTCCTTCCACCCCATAACCCGTCTCAATTTCAATGCGGCGATCGCCCACGGAATGCAGCCATAGCACCCCATTATCCACATCCGCCTTCCCGACACCCCAATGATTAAATAAGGCAGTGGCAAAGTCTTTGGGAGTTGCCTCTGAGGCCGTATCGCGAACCGTCACTACTGCGATTTCGGTTCCGTTTTGGGCTTCTAACTCACTAATTTTCTGATTAAGCCTCTGTTCCGTCTCCTCACTGAGAACACCTGCCCCATCCGTCACCCAACCGCCATACTGTTCTTGAGGATTAGGAACCTCCTGAACCGTTAGGGCCTGACTCACCAAGGGAAAGCCAATCACCGCCACCGAGAGAAGTAGCCCCCAGATGAGCCTCCTCACCCGTTGCCGATGACGACTCCGCCGCCGTGGCTTAATCCCTTGCCAGAAATCCGTCAATGTCCACATCGCTGTCACCTCAAACGGGTTTATCTTCTCAGGACTAAGAATTGCCGCCAGCACCTCCTCCGCCACTGGCTCCTCCGCCAAAGCTACCGCCGCCACTCCCGAAGCCGCCACCGGCCCAGCCATCAACCCCAGTATGACGATCTAAATCGGCAGCGGGACGATGGGAGGAATCAATACGGTCATAACTTAGTTTTCCCTTAGCTGTCATCAGTTCTTCTCGCTCCTCCTGATACCCGCAGGCTTGACAGGTATAGCCCACATGACGCACCCCCGGCCCCGATTCGGTTGCCTCGTCTTCCACCGTCTGGCTGCGAGTCATGGTTAATTCATGACAATGGGGACATTCCTGAACATCGATGGCATTTAAAATGTAGTCCCGGCGGTGAACTCGTGAGGAATCCTGGGGGAAACAGTGGGAACAATGCCACAGTTCAATGCGGGTACTCCCTAAGTCTTGGGCTACCCGTTGGGCCCGCCCGAGGCGATCGCCCCCGTCTTTCCAACTCACCGACTCTAAGGGAGAATCACAATGTCGACAACGCCAAGTTCCTCGCTTAATGAATGCTTTTAATCGGTCTTCAGGAATGCGATAGGCAAAAAAGGCGATGGCGATCGACAACAGGAGCATTAACCCCAAAGCGGTGATGAGTCCGAGATCGAGAACCTCCCCGAGCCAGGGTTGCCACAGCGCGTACAACGCCAGCAACAGCCCCAAGGCCGCCCCAACGCTGATTCCGTAACTCCAGCTAAACAGCCCCGCCTCATCCCGGTGATCATAATGGCCGTGAACCTGCGATCGCCCCTCCGGATTGAGCTTAAACTGCTCTCCATAGCGTCTCTTGGCGCGATAATAGCCATAGCCTGACCCCAGCCACACCAGTAGGGCGATCGCCCCCAATAGCCATCTCGCTCCCTCAGCGTCTGTCCCGGTGCTGGCCGGGCTGGCTCCTCCCTGACTCAATCCCCCACTGGCCAGGGGAAATGCCAACAAAGACAGCGTAAAGGCGATCGCCAATCCCCCGCGCGATCGCCGCAGCCACCGGACCCAGCCGCGCCCCTTGAAGGGATGAAAGGCAAGCTGAATCCTAGGGAATGAATGGGTCGAGATTGAGATTCGCATCATTCCGAAATCTCCTTTGGCGATCGACATCTCCCAAGCCTCGAAGCGATGAGTATGCTGGCAGGCTCCAAGAACGTTGGTTACACTGAAAGCAGGGTTACTTTAACCCCTATCTGGATCTTGACATCCATCGGAGGGTATTTCCCAGTAGCTTAACATTTCGTAAGTTCAAAAAACGTTATAATCTTGCTTTGAAATAAAACCAATATCAAGCCAATAGCAAAACCGTTAAATAGGCGACAATCCTAAACTA contains these protein-coding regions:
- a CDS encoding TPM domain-containing protein; this translates as MAGPVAASGVAAVALAEEPVAEEVLAAILSPEKINPFEVTAMWTLTDFWQGIKPRRRSRHRQRVRRLIWGLLLSVAVIGFPLVSQALTVQEVPNPQEQYGGWVTDGAGVLSEETEQRLNQKISELEAQNGTEIAVVTVRDTASEATPKDFATALFNHWGVGKADVDNGVLWLHSVGDRRIEIETGYGVEGILPDAQVGQIIDEVIIPQFREDDFDAGTLAGVEALVTVLSGEEFSLPGDSLQIDGWMLFDFGLVTLICWTASLLGYNSTHRRLQQPRELDPQGRSQVIGMSAADWAALGVGFCGFSICLGVLIPLLILNSSNVFAKIVILSLFGVIGVTAIFRIGQFVARSWKASFQKTGRDRYMGLLDIPVKLFQKGLLLLVGSTILLVIPAFLFFERWGHDLGWILLWFLVVALGMGWVVYTISRSWIKRKLKPICKTCGEDLLVVDESQVTEELNHSQKVAKDIGSTTFTGLCCINCYPEGHPFHLRSHVFTWGNFTECPNCQEFTVTHQTKTLVEPTYESTGLSETTYDCQACDYSKQEESVIPRLTRSTSSGGSSGGGGGGSGGGGSSGGGGAGGSY